The following is a genomic window from Longimicrobium sp..
CAGCAGGGCCAGGAGCGAGGCCTCCGTGACCGGGAGCAGCGCCTCGACGTCGTGGCGCGCGCAGAGGTCGCGCACCGCCGCGGCGAAGGCGGCGGGCTCGCGCAGGGGATCGGGGACCACGTCGCTCCCCGCGCACCAGCGCGAGGCGCCGGCCAGGGGGCGTGCCCGCGGCGAGGCGACCCGCACCGCGTGCCCGGCGCAGCCGAGCGAGCGGACGACCGCCAGCGCGGCGCGCTCCTCGCCGTCGGTCACCAGCACGCGGCGCTTCATCGGCCCAGCACCCCGGCCGCGCGCAGCCGGAACCCCGCGCGCGAGAGCCCCGCGGGGACGTTGAGCCGCGGCACCGCGTAGCGGTCGATCTCTCCCCCGCGCACCCATCCCCCGTCGACCCGCACCGCCCCCTGGTACCCCGCCGCCGCGGCCGCCCGCGCCGCTTCGGGAGAGGAGAGGCCGTACGGGTACGAGAGCCAGGGGACGGTGGCGAACGGGAAGCGCGCGCGCAGCCAGGCGAGCGGCGCGGCCAGCTCCCGCTCCAGCCCCTCGCCCTCCAGCCGCGCCAGGCTCGCGTGGCTCCAGCCGTGGGCGCCGAAGGAGATGCCGGGGACAGAGGCCGCGGCGCGCAGCTCGGCCTCGCCCGCGGGGAGGGCGTGCGCGGGGACGTCCCCGTCCGCGAGCCCCAGCTCCCGCGCGAGCGCCAGCACCGCGCCCTCCTCGCCGCGCGCCTCGTCCAGCGCCCGCGCGCGGAAGGCGGGCGGGAGCGCGCCCG
Proteins encoded in this region:
- a CDS encoding polysaccharide deacetylase family protein; translated protein: RPRARAAAEGLLAAALPPLLGRRVRQDTLVLAYHNVVPRGEAPSGERSLHLPRAAFAAQLDALARTHDVVPLAEVLAPASPGARRPRAAITFDDAYRGAVTAGLEELAARGLPATFFVVAGRVGGGPFWWDALADGAGALPPAFRARALDEARGEEGAVLALARELGLADGDVPAHALPAGEAELRAAASVPGISFGAHGWSHASLARLEGEGLERELAAPLAWLRARFPFATVPWLSYPYGLSSPEAARAAAAAGYQGAVRVDGGWVRGGEIDRYAVPRLNVPAGLSRAGFRLRAAGVLGR